The Sporomusa termitida genome has a window encoding:
- the spoVT gene encoding stage V sporulation protein T, producing the protein MKATGIVRRIDDLGRVVIPKEIRRTLRIREGDPLEIYVDREGEVILKKYSPVGELGDFAKEYADSLFEAIGHIVLIADRDNVVAVAGASKKEFLSKPLGPAVEKVMEERKTALISNPGEYKHCKGCVSQCEDDDETCKFTVEVIAPIIVEGDAIGAVIICSKEPGAQMADMEVKLAETAAGFLAKQMSQ; encoded by the coding sequence GTGAAAGCAACCGGAATTGTACGTAGAATTGATGATTTAGGGCGAGTTGTAATACCGAAAGAAATCAGACGAACTCTCAGAATCCGTGAAGGGGATCCGCTGGAGATATATGTAGATCGTGAGGGTGAAGTAATACTCAAGAAATACTCTCCGGTAGGTGAACTAGGGGACTTTGCTAAAGAATATGCAGACTCATTGTTTGAAGCTATAGGACATATTGTTCTGATCGCTGACCGCGACAATGTAGTAGCGGTGGCTGGTGCCTCAAAAAAAGAGTTCCTGAGCAAACCGCTTGGCCCGGCTGTTGAAAAAGTGATGGAAGAGCGTAAAACCGCTCTGATCAGCAATCCAGGGGAATACAAGCACTGCAAAGGTTGCGTCTCTCAATGCGAGGATGATGATGAGACCTGCAAATTTACTGTTGAAGTTATTGCCCCTATTATCGTCGAAGGCGATGCAATCGGTGCCGTTATTATCTGTTCCAAAGAGCCTGGCGCTCAAATGGCTGATATGGAGGTCAAACTAGCCGAAACAGCAGCAGGGTTCCTGGCAAAACAAATGTCTCAATAA
- a CDS encoding putative polysaccharide biosynthesis protein — protein sequence MSKDTFLKGAFILTVAGIVVKIIGSVNRILLSRLLGGEGVGLYQMAYPIYLLALSVSSAGIPVAISIIVAEKIARSDYRGANHVFRISLGVLAATGLFFTFLLYYGAGWLIEHNFVRDHRAYYAIAALAPAIFFVTVLSSYRGYFQGLQMMTPTAVSQIFEQLIRVVTMIAFAYILLPRGLEFAAAGASFGAGPGAAAGLLVLLYFYWRHKPGFKQQMENQPQIKQESSLSIIGRIVKLALPVSLANIMLPVVSNIDLLIVPARLEVAGYSVEQATEMFGYLTGMAVPLVNLATILTASLAASLVPAISEAYTLGNKQRIYQRTATAMRISNLITIPSFVGMTLLATPISLMLYGTPNAGVPIAILSVGIFLLGIHQVTTGVLQGLGYTAIPVINMAVSAVVKIVMSWVLTAVPSLGIMGAAWATVADFGVAALLNMFFVYRYVGFSLDIKDTFKAVLASGVMGVVVLLSYDAIMSQMLHNTLATIGSIAAGVTVFGIVLLLVGGVEARDIEQIPRIGGKIAAILTTLRLLRR from the coding sequence TTGAGTAAAGATACATTTTTAAAAGGGGCATTTATTCTGACGGTGGCCGGTATCGTTGTAAAAATTATCGGATCAGTCAACCGGATTTTGTTATCCCGCCTCCTTGGTGGCGAAGGGGTAGGCCTTTATCAGATGGCTTATCCAATTTATTTATTGGCACTCAGCGTTTCTTCAGCTGGTATTCCAGTAGCCATCTCAATTATTGTGGCCGAAAAAATTGCCCGCAGCGATTACCGGGGGGCTAATCATGTATTTCGCATTTCTTTGGGGGTATTGGCTGCCACCGGGCTGTTTTTTACGTTTCTCTTATATTATGGTGCCGGTTGGCTGATTGAGCATAACTTTGTCCGCGATCACCGCGCGTATTATGCTATTGCCGCGTTAGCACCGGCGATCTTCTTCGTTACTGTATTATCGAGTTATCGCGGCTATTTTCAGGGACTGCAGATGATGACGCCAACGGCTGTTTCCCAAATATTTGAGCAGCTGATACGGGTTGTAACCATGATTGCCTTTGCCTATATCCTGTTGCCGCGCGGTCTCGAATTTGCTGCCGCCGGCGCCAGTTTCGGCGCCGGTCCCGGGGCTGCGGCCGGACTTTTGGTGCTGCTGTACTTTTATTGGCGGCATAAGCCGGGCTTTAAGCAGCAGATGGAAAACCAGCCGCAGATCAAGCAGGAGTCCAGTCTGAGCATAATCGGCCGGATTGTCAAACTGGCGCTGCCGGTGTCGCTTGCCAACATCATGTTGCCGGTAGTATCTAACATTGATCTCCTGATTGTGCCGGCCCGGCTGGAAGTAGCCGGCTATAGCGTCGAGCAGGCCACGGAAATGTTCGGTTATCTCACCGGTATGGCTGTGCCGCTTGTTAATCTGGCGACAATCCTGACGGCGTCGCTGGCCGCCAGCCTGGTACCGGCGATATCGGAAGCATACACACTTGGCAACAAACAGCGGATTTACCAGCGGACGGCGACAGCAATGCGCATTTCCAACCTGATTACAATCCCCAGTTTTGTAGGTATGACACTCCTGGCTACCCCTATCTCACTGATGTTGTATGGCACACCTAATGCCGGTGTCCCTATCGCCATATTGTCGGTAGGAATTTTTCTCCTGGGTATACACCAGGTGACAACCGGCGTTTTGCAGGGCCTTGGCTACACTGCTATTCCGGTAATTAACATGGCAGTTTCCGCTGTTGTCAAGATTGTTATGAGCTGGGTTTTGACAGCAGTTCCCTCTCTCGGAATTATGGGGGCTGCATGGGCTACTGTAGCCGATTTTGGTGTGGCTGCACTGTTAAATATGTTTTTCGTATACAGGTATGTCGGTTTCAGCCTGGACATTAAGGATACCTTTAAAGCCGTGCTCGCATCCGGGGTAATGGGTGTTGTCGTACTCCTGTCCTATGATGCTATTATGAGCCAAATGCTTCATAATACACTGGCTACTATAGGCTCCATCGCTGCCGGGGTGACCGTATTTGGCATAGTTCTGCTGCTCGTGGGTGGGGTTGAGGCCCGTGATATTGAACAAATTCCCCGCATCGGTGGAAAAATTGCTGCTATTTTGACTACATTGCGACTGTTGAGGCGATAA
- the mazG gene encoding nucleoside triphosphate pyrophosphohydrolase, with protein sequence MGITIIGLGPGSFKHLTLETWELLNGTDALLLRTAKHPCVDILKKRGVVFTSFDHLYEQADSFSGLYQAIATEVVGRAAQGENLIYAVPGSPLVAEKTVELITEQAKAAGIEFAIVPAMSFLEVLYTRLGVDPITGLTIVDAAELAALPPDLVTGLIVTQVYSRQVASDTKLALMDYYGDEYQVTVVHNLGLPDEKIHRTMLFELDRLPEIDHLTSVYVPPRPARSKVFSLDPVVDVMARLRSPGGCVWDIEQTHLSLRRYLVEEVYEVLEAIELADGAKLCEELGDLLLQIVFHARVAEESGGFTMQDVIDHVTEKMVRRHPHVFGSITVRDAAEVVVNWEQIKKREKAGERTGVLDGIPVGLPSLMTAYKLQAKAAKVGFDWPEIGPVWDKIAEELAELREAARLPTAAGEQNREDELGDVLFTVVNLARFMGIDPETALNRTNSKFRRRFGYVEACLQERQLAWADMDLADLDALWDEAKVKEAKS encoded by the coding sequence ATGGGAATTACTATTATTGGGCTTGGCCCCGGAAGTTTTAAACATCTAACACTGGAAACCTGGGAATTGCTGAATGGTACCGATGCTCTCCTTTTACGCACGGCCAAACATCCCTGCGTGGATATCCTAAAAAAGCGGGGCGTTGTATTTACCAGTTTTGATCATTTGTATGAGCAAGCGGATAGTTTTTCCGGTCTCTATCAGGCGATAGCCACTGAAGTTGTCGGCCGGGCGGCGCAAGGAGAGAACCTCATTTACGCTGTACCCGGCAGCCCGCTGGTAGCCGAGAAAACTGTGGAGCTTATTACTGAGCAGGCGAAAGCGGCAGGCATAGAGTTTGCTATTGTGCCGGCAATGAGTTTTCTGGAAGTGCTGTACACGCGGCTGGGGGTTGATCCCATTACCGGTCTTACCATTGTTGATGCCGCTGAATTGGCTGCCTTGCCGCCTGATCTGGTTACTGGTCTCATTGTTACCCAGGTATATAGCCGTCAGGTGGCGTCAGATACCAAATTGGCGCTCATGGACTATTATGGCGATGAATATCAGGTCACAGTGGTACATAATCTCGGCCTGCCTGATGAGAAAATTCACAGGACTATGCTGTTTGAGCTGGACCGCTTGCCGGAGATTGATCATCTTACCAGTGTATATGTGCCGCCCCGGCCCGCGCGGAGCAAGGTATTTTCTCTGGATCCGGTTGTTGACGTGATGGCGCGTCTCAGATCGCCCGGCGGCTGCGTCTGGGATATTGAACAGACCCATCTTAGTTTACGCCGTTACCTTGTGGAAGAGGTGTACGAGGTGCTTGAAGCCATAGAACTGGCTGATGGTGCCAAATTATGTGAAGAGCTGGGGGATTTGCTGCTCCAAATTGTTTTTCATGCCCGCGTCGCCGAAGAGAGTGGCGGGTTTACCATGCAGGATGTCATTGATCATGTCACCGAAAAAATGGTACGCCGTCATCCTCATGTATTTGGGTCGATCACTGTGCGTGATGCGGCAGAAGTTGTTGTCAACTGGGAGCAAATTAAAAAACGGGAAAAGGCAGGTGAGCGGACAGGTGTACTAGATGGTATTCCAGTGGGGCTGCCAAGCTTAATGACTGCATATAAGCTACAGGCTAAAGCTGCTAAAGTGGGCTTTGACTGGCCCGAGATTGGCCCGGTGTGGGACAAGATTGCCGAAGAACTTGCTGAGCTCAGGGAAGCAGCCCGCCTACCGACAGCGGCAGGCGAGCAAAACCGCGAGGATGAACTGGGTGATGTATTATTCACGGTGGTAAATTTGGCGCGATTTATGGGCATTGATCCCGAAACGGCCCTTAACCGTACCAACAGTAAATTTAGGCGGCGATTTGGCTATGTTGAGGCTTGTCTCCAAGAACGGCAACTAGCCTGGGCAGACATGGATTTAGCTGATCTTGATGCTTTATGGGATGAAGCCAAGGTTAAAGAAGCCAAGTCATGA
- a CDS encoding HU family DNA-binding protein, translating into MNKTDLVKAVAQKADMTQKDAEKAINAVFASIEEALANDDKVQIIGFGTFEVKTREERKGRNPQTGNEITIPASKNPVFKAGKGLKDTVNV; encoded by the coding sequence GTGAATAAAACTGACCTTGTAAAAGCAGTGGCTCAAAAGGCTGATATGACTCAAAAAGATGCCGAGAAGGCTATCAACGCAGTATTTGCCTCGATTGAAGAAGCTTTAGCCAACGATGATAAAGTACAAATAATTGGCTTCGGTACTTTTGAAGTAAAAACCAGGGAAGAGCGCAAAGGGCGTAATCCTCAAACCGGCAATGAAATTACTATCCCAGCTTCAAAGAATCCGGTATTTAAAGCCGGCAAAGGATTGAAAGATACCGTAAACGTCTAA
- a CDS encoding response regulator, whose product MAGKILVVDDELNIRELIKFNLEKAGYKVLEADDGQAAVDMTKGNRPDLIVLDLMLPGIDGLEVCRLIKNARETSAIPIIMLTAKNEEIDKVIGLELGADDYLTKPFSSRELLARIKAVLRRSQKDSSVSGILSVGKLTLNFSRYEAYIGSFKLELTPKEYEMLKLFATNTGKVFTREQLLEKVWGYEYFGDTRTVDVHVRHLRVKLSQDNDIAEAIETVRGVGYRFRDLE is encoded by the coding sequence ATGGCAGGCAAAATTTTGGTTGTAGATGATGAACTAAATATTCGCGAACTCATAAAATTTAATTTAGAGAAAGCCGGCTATAAGGTTCTTGAGGCCGACGACGGCCAGGCCGCGGTGGATATGACCAAAGGTAACCGGCCCGATCTTATCGTCCTTGATCTGATGTTACCTGGTATTGACGGCCTTGAAGTATGCCGGTTAATAAAAAATGCCCGGGAAACGTCGGCCATCCCGATTATTATGCTGACTGCCAAAAATGAAGAAATAGATAAAGTAATCGGCCTTGAACTTGGGGCCGATGATTATCTGACCAAGCCGTTTAGCTCACGGGAGCTGTTGGCCAGGATCAAGGCCGTGCTCAGGCGCAGTCAGAAAGACAGTTCGGTGAGCGGAATACTGTCTGTCGGTAAGTTGACCCTGAATTTTAGCCGCTATGAAGCGTATATCGGCTCATTCAAACTGGAACTGACGCCTAAAGAGTATGAAATGCTTAAATTATTTGCTACAAATACCGGCAAGGTATTTACCCGCGAACAGCTGCTTGAGAAAGTATGGGGTTACGAATATTTTGGCGATACCAGAACCGTTGATGTGCATGTACGTCACTTACGGGTAAAATTGTCGCAGGACAATGATATTGCCGAAGCAATTGAAACCGTGCGCGGTGTTGGCTATCGGTTTCGCGATTTAGAATAA
- the pstB gene encoding phosphate ABC transporter ATP-binding protein PstB — protein MNVKVQVNKLGLYYGDVLALKKISIEIIENSVLALIGPSGCGKSTFLKTLNRMNDLIDSVKIEGEVLLDGENIYHPNIDTVMLRKRIGMVFQRPNPFPMSVYDNIAYGPRIHGQAKKAVLDEIVEKSLTGSALWDEVKDRLHSSAMGLSGGQQQRLCIARLLAVEPEVLLMDEPCSALDPISTMKIEELVTKLKASYTIVMVTHNMQQAARVSDYTGFFLSGDLVEQDKTDTIFTRPQDKRTEDYITGRFG, from the coding sequence ATGAATGTTAAAGTTCAAGTAAACAAACTCGGGTTATATTATGGAGATGTCCTGGCCCTGAAAAAAATCTCTATTGAAATCATAGAAAATAGCGTACTGGCCTTAATCGGACCATCCGGCTGCGGAAAATCGACCTTTTTAAAGACGCTAAATCGCATGAACGATTTAATTGATAGTGTGAAAATTGAGGGTGAAGTCTTGCTTGACGGCGAGAATATATATCATCCTAATATTGATACAGTAATGTTAAGAAAGCGGATTGGTATGGTTTTTCAGCGGCCCAATCCCTTCCCCATGTCGGTTTATGATAATATTGCCTATGGTCCGCGCATCCATGGGCAGGCCAAAAAGGCTGTGCTTGATGAAATTGTTGAAAAAAGTCTTACCGGTTCGGCCCTGTGGGATGAAGTTAAAGACCGGCTGCATTCATCGGCGATGGGGCTTTCAGGCGGTCAGCAGCAGCGGCTGTGTATTGCCAGGCTGCTGGCAGTAGAGCCGGAAGTACTGTTGATGGATGAACCCTGTTCAGCCCTTGACCCGATATCGACAATGAAGATTGAGGAATTGGTAACAAAGCTTAAAGCCAGCTATACGATTGTTATGGTTACTCACAATATGCAGCAGGCAGCCCGGGTTTCCGACTATACCGGGTTTTTCCTAAGTGGTGATCTGGTGGAACAGGATAAGACGGATACGATTTTTACCCGTCCGCAAGATAAACGGACCGAGGACTATATTACCGGGCGCTTCGGATAA
- the phoU gene encoding phosphate signaling complex protein PhoU: MTVRHNYDQELEQLRQSLLDMGTAVGSAIDDAVVSLARGDIELARKVMAFDDEIDQMEVGIEDKCMVLIARQQPMARDLRIIGTGLKITTDLERMGDHAYDIAKITLGLANQPLIKPLVDIPRMAQMAQKMLKDALDAYTTLDIPLAEQVCLNDDEVDDLYYQVFRELLTYMMEDPKTITQATQLIFVARYLERIADHATNIAEWTIYLVTGQRRRKK; encoded by the coding sequence ATGACAGTAAGGCATAACTATGATCAGGAATTAGAACAGCTGCGGCAGAGCCTGCTAGACATGGGGACCGCCGTCGGCAGCGCCATTGATGATGCCGTGGTTTCACTGGCCCGGGGGGACATAGAGTTGGCCCGCAAGGTTATGGCGTTCGATGATGAGATTGACCAAATGGAAGTTGGCATTGAGGATAAATGCATGGTTCTAATCGCCAGGCAGCAGCCAATGGCTCGCGATCTCCGGATTATTGGCACCGGCCTTAAGATAACTACTGATTTAGAGCGAATGGGAGACCATGCTTATGATATTGCCAAAATCACTTTAGGTCTGGCTAACCAGCCGTTGATTAAACCCCTGGTGGATATTCCCCGTATGGCGCAAATGGCGCAAAAGATGCTTAAAGACGCACTGGATGCCTATACGACTCTGGATATCCCGCTGGCCGAGCAGGTATGCCTCAATGATGATGAGGTAGATGATCTTTACTATCAGGTGTTCCGGGAATTGCTGACCTATATGATGGAAGATCCCAAAACCATTACGCAGGCCACTCAGCTTATCTTTGTTGCCCGTTACCTGGAGCGGATTGCCGATCATGCCACTAATATTGCGGAATGGACAATTTATCTGGTGACAGGGCAAAGACGGAGAAAAAAATAA
- a CDS encoding ATP-binding protein: protein MIHMFARSLRNRLVVSFLALIIFTLAVLGSYILWFFYQHNIASLNTAMLNQGKIIEELIYRDMAGPIQKDQIDEKIKELSSRIDLRVTVIDTAGAVIADSQQSPAQMENHTNRPEIVEALAGNNGYAIRTSTTQDKSLLYVSTPIFFQNEITGVVRVAMPLDHVDAGYRKILSALLAASLLTSLVAIAFSLALANKYTRPLDNIIHTANDIATGQLHKRVFIKTGDELEILAHSINNLTSSLEDKVNDALAEHRKLQLILQNMGDAVILLDRFGKVTTANNMALTIFGITSQMLGQHNIQVIGNSLLDQAVQETIRQKESKSIDLKTNIHGKKRVFQVFLAPFTGNEKDITGVLAVFHDITTLQEMHDRQADFVTNASHELATPLTAIKGFAETLLDGALTQPELNEKFVRIIYDEADRMHRLVLDLLRLARLSAQEYREQVRLDAVLVGPVVEAAKQDLTPRWQQKNHTLIITGTTEPLTALAHPDWLKQVIVNLLENSIKYTPAGGKILLTCWQEDNEIKIKVKDSGIGIPAKDLPLIFDRFYRVDRARARTAGGTGLGLAIAKFIVEMLGGRIEAASLVDVGTTFTITLPAYEAVSNT from the coding sequence ATGATCCACATGTTTGCCCGCAGCCTCCGCAACCGGCTGGTTGTATCATTTTTAGCGCTCATTATCTTTACATTAGCAGTCCTTGGCAGCTATATCCTCTGGTTTTTCTACCAGCATAATATTGCCAGCCTCAATACCGCAATGCTTAACCAGGGAAAAATTATTGAGGAACTCATCTACCGGGACATGGCCGGTCCCATCCAAAAAGATCAGATTGATGAAAAGATCAAAGAGCTCAGCTCCCGTATTGATTTACGGGTAACGGTCATCGATACCGCCGGCGCTGTTATTGCCGACTCCCAGCAGAGTCCGGCCCAGATGGAAAACCACACTAACCGCCCGGAAATAGTCGAGGCGCTGGCCGGTAATAACGGCTATGCCATCCGCACCAGCACAACCCAGGACAAGTCACTGTTATACGTTTCCACGCCGATTTTTTTTCAGAATGAGATCACCGGCGTAGTCCGGGTGGCTATGCCGCTTGATCATGTAGACGCCGGTTATAGAAAAATTTTATCGGCGCTGCTGGCAGCCAGTCTGCTGACATCCCTTGTGGCAATCGCGTTCAGCCTGGCTCTCGCCAATAAATATACCCGCCCGCTTGACAATATTATACATACCGCCAACGATATCGCCACAGGGCAGTTACATAAGCGGGTATTCATCAAAACAGGGGATGAGCTGGAGATCCTCGCCCATTCTATCAATAATTTAACCTCCAGCCTGGAGGATAAAGTCAATGATGCCCTGGCCGAGCACCGTAAGCTGCAGCTTATTCTGCAAAACATGGGTGATGCCGTCATTCTGCTTGACCGTTTTGGCAAAGTCACCACCGCTAATAATATGGCGCTGACAATCTTCGGCATAACCAGCCAGATGCTGGGGCAGCACAATATTCAGGTAATCGGCAACAGTCTTTTAGACCAGGCGGTACAAGAGACTATCCGCCAAAAAGAGAGTAAAAGCATTGACCTTAAAACCAATATTCATGGAAAAAAGCGGGTTTTCCAGGTATTCCTGGCCCCTTTTACCGGTAATGAAAAAGATATTACCGGTGTTCTGGCTGTATTTCATGATATAACCACACTACAGGAAATGCATGACAGACAGGCTGATTTTGTAACAAATGCCTCCCATGAACTAGCTACGCCCCTGACGGCAATCAAGGGTTTTGCCGAGACGCTGCTGGATGGCGCGCTTACTCAGCCGGAGCTTAACGAAAAGTTTGTCCGCATCATTTACGATGAGGCTGACCGTATGCACAGACTGGTACTGGATCTGCTCAGGCTGGCCCGGCTCAGCGCCCAGGAATACCGCGAGCAGGTCAGGCTGGATGCCGTGCTGGTAGGTCCCGTAGTAGAAGCCGCCAAACAAGATTTAACACCGCGCTGGCAGCAGAAAAATCACACCCTGATTATAACAGGCACTACAGAGCCTCTGACCGCCCTCGCTCATCCGGACTGGCTCAAACAGGTTATTGTAAATTTACTGGAAAACAGTATCAAGTATACCCCCGCCGGCGGTAAGATACTCTTAACCTGCTGGCAGGAAGATAATGAGATAAAAATTAAAGTCAAAGATTCCGGTATCGGTATCCCGGCTAAAGACCTGCCGCTGATCTTTGACCGCTTTTACCGGGTTGACCGGGCCCGGGCCCGCACTGCCGGCGGTACCGGCCTGGGCCTGGCCATTGCCAAGTTTATTGTGGAAATGCTAGGGGGCCGGATTGAGGCAGCAAGCCTGGTTGATGTCGGCACGACGTTCACAATAACACTGCCTGCTTATGAAGCCGTCAGTAACACCTAA
- a CDS encoding phosphate ABC transporter substrate-binding protein has protein sequence MKFSGKMLAGALAMLLGVSVVAGCGGQQKAAQEAPAAQAELAGTVTASGSTALLPFLKPAQEEFQKKNAKVTVNIAGGGSFTGQNQVAAGSVNIGNSDVPLQDSLKDKGLVETKLVGIPFVFIVNTDVAVDNLTQQQYVDIFTGKVTNWQDVGGKNQKITIIHRAKSSGSRGAIAEIVLKGAAFTDNAVIQDSNGAVRAAIGSTPGAIGYVDAAYADQSVKTLAYNGVKYSINEVVNGQYPVFTYGRMYTKGEPAGAVKAFIDYATSNEFQEAYAEKNGFVPINKMKQ, from the coding sequence ATGAAATTTTCCGGAAAAATGTTAGCAGGTGCCCTGGCGATGCTGCTGGGCGTTAGCGTAGTAGCTGGCTGTGGCGGTCAACAAAAAGCGGCCCAAGAAGCGCCGGCAGCACAAGCTGAGCTAGCCGGTACTGTTACTGCATCTGGGTCAACCGCACTCTTGCCGTTCTTGAAACCGGCCCAAGAAGAGTTTCAGAAGAAAAATGCTAAAGTTACCGTAAATATTGCCGGTGGCGGCTCTTTTACCGGACAAAATCAGGTGGCTGCAGGCTCAGTCAATATTGGCAACTCTGACGTACCACTGCAGGACAGCCTGAAAGATAAAGGCCTTGTCGAAACAAAACTTGTAGGCATTCCCTTTGTATTCATTGTAAATACTGATGTGGCTGTTGATAACCTGACCCAGCAGCAATATGTGGATATATTTACAGGTAAAGTAACCAACTGGCAAGATGTGGGCGGCAAGAATCAAAAGATTACCATCATCCATCGCGCCAAGTCATCCGGTTCCCGGGGGGCTATCGCCGAGATTGTGCTCAAGGGCGCCGCTTTTACTGATAATGCCGTTATCCAGGATTCTAACGGTGCTGTTAGAGCCGCTATCGGCAGTACACCGGGTGCTATCGGCTATGTTGATGCCGCCTATGCCGATCAGTCAGTCAAGACTCTCGCCTATAACGGTGTTAAATATAGCATCAATGAGGTAGTAAACGGTCAATATCCGGTATTTACCTATGGCCGTATGTACACTAAAGGCGAACCGGCCGGCGCGGTGAAAGCCTTCATTGATTACGCGACAAGCAACGAGTTCCAGGAAGCGTATGCTGAGAAAAACGGCTTTGTGCCTATTAACAAAATGAAACAGTAA
- the pstC gene encoding phosphate ABC transporter permease subunit PstC, whose translation MPTTAAEREHRRKLAYDRYVRYLFIASASLMTIIILSIIVFVGQQGLMTFKEVSPLEFFLSPKWDPTEDRYGALSFILGSLYVTVLAVLFGAPLGLAGAIFMAKIAPAWLREIMRPATDLYVAIPSVVYGYVGLTVLVPFIREFFNVSTGFGLFAASIILAIMILPTIISISEDAIRAVPKTLEEASLALGATRWQTIAKVLLPSALPGILTAIILAMARAIGETMAVQMVIGNTPQMVTSLFMPTSTLPSEIVVEMGNTPFGSAWGNSLFLMALVLVLLSLVMILVIRQIAARRMV comes from the coding sequence ATGCCAACCACCGCTGCCGAACGGGAACATCGGCGCAAACTGGCGTATGACAGGTATGTGCGCTATTTGTTTATTGCCAGCGCTTCACTAATGACAATTATTATTTTATCCATCATTGTATTTGTCGGGCAGCAGGGACTAATGACCTTTAAGGAAGTGAGCCCGCTCGAGTTTTTCTTATCGCCTAAATGGGATCCCACAGAAGATCGTTACGGGGCCTTAAGCTTTATCCTGGGCTCGCTGTATGTCACCGTCTTGGCGGTACTGTTCGGGGCGCCGCTTGGCCTGGCCGGGGCTATCTTCATGGCCAAGATTGCACCGGCGTGGCTGCGGGAGATTATGCGGCCGGCGACCGATCTGTATGTTGCTATTCCGTCCGTTGTCTATGGTTATGTGGGGTTGACCGTACTGGTGCCGTTTATCCGTGAGTTTTTTAATGTGAGTACTGGTTTTGGTTTGTTTGCAGCTTCCATAATCCTGGCCATTATGATTTTACCGACAATTATCAGTATCTCTGAGGATGCTATCCGGGCTGTGCCTAAAACCCTGGAAGAGGCTTCGCTGGCGCTGGGGGCGACCCGCTGGCAGACCATTGCCAAGGTTTTGCTGCCGTCTGCCCTGCCTGGTATTCTTACCGCCATTATTCTGGCAATGGCCAGAGCCATCGGTGAGACGATGGCCGTGCAAATGGTCATTGGCAATACGCCGCAAATGGTCACGTCCCTGTTTATGCCAACCTCAACCCTGCCCAGTGAGATTGTTGTTGAGATGGGGAATACCCCGTTTGGCTCAGCCTGGGGCAATTCTTTGTTCCTGATGGCACTGGTGCTGGTACTGTTATCGCTGGTCATGATCCTGGTTATTAGGCAGATTGCGGCAAGGAGGATGGTCTGA
- the pstA gene encoding phosphate ABC transporter permease PstA, with translation MLARNKDKIATAVMWLAGIIILAILVVFLGYMLYRGLPVLSWSFITGMSSDINAGGGVGAQFFNSFYILGLSMVFSIPVAVGAGIYLAEYAGNDRLTDMIRLSTESLATVPSIVLGLFGMIIFVNMFGMGFSIIGGALTLLLLNLPVLVRVTEESVRTVPAYYREASLALGATKWQTIWRVVLPNALPGIITGITLTAGRALGETAILIFTAGTTVSRTIPDFNVMAAGETLAVHMWYVMAVGLVPDRVAVADGTGALLLITILIFNLMFTLPSKYIQRKMAGGGH, from the coding sequence ATGCTGGCGCGGAATAAGGATAAAATAGCCACAGCGGTTATGTGGCTGGCAGGAATAATCATTTTGGCGATACTGGTGGTGTTTCTGGGCTATATGCTATATAGAGGGCTGCCTGTTTTAAGCTGGAGCTTTATTACCGGTATGTCGAGCGATATTAACGCCGGCGGCGGGGTTGGGGCGCAGTTTTTTAATTCTTTCTATATTCTGGGGTTGTCAATGGTCTTTTCTATTCCTGTGGCTGTGGGGGCGGGGATTTATTTGGCCGAGTATGCCGGCAATGACCGGTTGACAGATATGATCCGGTTAAGCACCGAGAGTCTGGCAACGGTGCCGTCGATCGTACTGGGGTTATTCGGTATGATTATCTTTGTCAATATGTTTGGTATGGGATTCAGCATCATCGGCGGGGCCCTTACCTTGTTGCTGCTGAACCTGCCGGTGCTGGTGCGGGTCACTGAGGAATCGGTCCGTACAGTTCCTGCCTATTACCGGGAGGCCAGCCTGGCGCTGGGAGCCACTAAATGGCAGACCATCTGGCGGGTAGTGCTGCCTAATGCGCTGCCAGGTATCATTACAGGCATTACACTGACTGCCGGTCGTGCTTTAGGTGAAACTGCGATTTTGATATTTACCGCCGGCACTACTGTATCCCGGACAATACCTGATTTTAATGTAATGGCTGCCGGGGAAACTCTGGCTGTTCATATGTGGTATGTGATGGCTGTCGGCCTTGTGCCTGACCGGGTAGCTGTTGCTGACGGCACCGGTGCCCTGTTACTTATTACCATTCTGATATTTAATCTGATGTTTACCTTACCCAGCAAATATATACAACGTAAGATGGCCGGGGGCGGCCATTAG